The proteins below come from a single Ruficoccus amylovorans genomic window:
- a CDS encoding DUF3347 domain-containing protein: MKTKNILALGLSLLLTNLLHAGDEVLAPGFVSALVPGYLSIEKGLAADDLPAAQKGAKGFLAVMDKAPDASKGAGRADEHLSKLAQAIAGAKDLAAAREAFQGLSVGMERLITHVGVSDDSSLYLLHCPMAFDGKGASWIQDDKSVANPYYGQKMLRCGSVQKQIAGETSEMNALGRPPVFVPAR, translated from the coding sequence ATGAAAACCAAAAACATCCTGGCCCTCGGGCTTTCGCTCCTGTTAACGAATCTGCTTCACGCGGGCGATGAAGTCCTTGCGCCGGGCTTTGTCAGTGCACTCGTCCCCGGCTACTTGAGCATCGAAAAAGGCCTCGCGGCGGACGATCTCCCGGCTGCCCAAAAAGGAGCCAAGGGCTTCCTCGCCGTCATGGATAAAGCGCCTGATGCGAGCAAAGGTGCCGGGCGAGCAGACGAGCACCTAAGCAAGCTCGCGCAGGCGATAGCCGGGGCCAAGGATCTAGCCGCTGCCCGTGAAGCTTTCCAGGGCCTTTCGGTCGGAATGGAACGCCTGATTACGCATGTCGGTGTGAGCGATGACTCCAGCCTGTACCTGCTCCACTGTCCAATGGCTTTCGACGGTAAGGGAGCTAGCTGGATTCAGGACGACAAGAGCGTGGCCAACCCTTATTACGGCCAGAAGATGCTGCGCTGCGGTAGCGTCCAGAAACAAATTGCTGGTGAAACCTCTGAGATGAACGCCCTTGGTCGGCCCCCTGTTTTCGTACCAGCACGATGA
- a CDS encoding Gfo/Idh/MocA family protein — MDKPLRVALLGTGTWASICVKSLREVSGMELVGCYSPLRAEREAFSKETGIPAVTSEEELFGLPGLEAVLVLTPNFLHRDQVVRAASRGLHVFVEKPMASNPDECRAMIEAARHANVVLFVGHNSRRELRFRLMKKMLEDGVLGQPLMAEICYTSEAGLLSGNQGWRYDPERTPSLALAQIGIHAIDILHSIFGPPEMVQAWISNAAMEGEAKDLCLAHLKFGNAVSAMFTNAYCIPRVRSLNILGTTGNLFSDTETVVYNQKSRSIEREPIQVEQNNTVRDEFEEFVACCRGEREPETGGSEGLAAMEVMDAMLRSAALKSPVDYVSSIRNNP, encoded by the coding sequence ATGGATAAGCCACTTAGAGTCGCCCTCTTGGGGACAGGGACTTGGGCATCGATTTGTGTTAAGTCTTTACGCGAAGTCTCCGGGATGGAGCTTGTCGGCTGCTATAGTCCCCTCCGGGCAGAGCGCGAAGCCTTCTCGAAGGAAACGGGCATACCGGCCGTCACGAGCGAGGAGGAACTCTTCGGTTTGCCGGGACTGGAGGCGGTCTTGGTTTTAACGCCCAACTTCTTGCACCGTGATCAGGTTGTTCGCGCTGCCAGCCGAGGACTTCATGTGTTTGTCGAGAAACCCATGGCATCCAACCCGGATGAATGCCGGGCAATGATCGAAGCGGCCCGACACGCCAACGTGGTACTTTTCGTGGGGCATAACAGTCGACGGGAACTCCGGTTCCGGCTGATGAAAAAGATGCTGGAGGACGGCGTGCTTGGACAGCCCTTGATGGCGGAAATCTGCTATACGTCAGAGGCGGGTCTCTTGTCAGGCAATCAGGGGTGGCGTTACGATCCTGAGAGGACGCCTTCCCTGGCCCTTGCCCAGATCGGTATCCATGCGATCGACATTCTTCATTCGATTTTTGGTCCGCCGGAAATGGTACAGGCGTGGATCAGTAATGCGGCGATGGAGGGAGAAGCGAAGGACCTTTGCCTAGCCCATTTGAAATTCGGAAATGCAGTTAGTGCGATGTTTACGAACGCCTACTGCATCCCGAGGGTACGTTCTCTGAATATTCTTGGAACGACCGGAAACCTTTTCAGCGATACCGAAACGGTGGTTTATAATCAGAAAAGCCGGTCGATCGAGCGGGAACCTATTCAGGTGGAACAGAATAATACCGTGCGGGATGAGTTTGAGGAGTTCGTCGCCTGCTGCCGGGGTGAGCGTGAGCCTGAGACTGGCGGAAGTGAGGGGTTGGCCGCCATGGAAGTCATGGATGCCATGTTGCGTTCCGCTGCCCTAAAGAGTCCGGTCGATTATGTGTCATCGATTCGGAATAACCCTTGA
- a CDS encoding helix-turn-helix domain-containing protein, which yields MLRHFNYGHRDFRLLPDVASIRYNWIFLVSFDGSLRPKLTTPKKGSPEISKSANFFIIPPDTKYVLIASKPSCFRAAFHFSHVSDLLRKVVTKHGLYWQTLSEELLQQVKKIAEEIKPHFDGPTELSSLAFELALLQLSMLALREFKFEKVTPLDNIGRQRVVDAVAWFSEHIDESPSLSDIAGIVHVSPTQLRRHFYEEFGKSPKPIFIKLRMQRAAQLLSTTSDTLDQIAEQCGFQTATDFCRSFKKEFNVTPNRWRHDINASSNVDKAALSLKDIWK from the coding sequence ATGCTAAGACACTTTAATTATGGTCATCGTGACTTTAGATTGCTCCCGGATGTAGCCTCTATTCGATACAATTGGATATTTTTAGTGTCGTTTGACGGAAGTTTGCGCCCCAAACTAACTACGCCGAAAAAAGGGTCCCCTGAAATCTCAAAATCCGCCAATTTCTTTATAATACCCCCAGATACCAAGTACGTATTAATAGCAAGTAAACCTTCATGCTTCCGGGCAGCCTTTCACTTCTCCCATGTCTCCGATTTATTGCGGAAAGTCGTAACGAAGCATGGTTTATACTGGCAAACACTTAGTGAAGAACTGCTTCAGCAGGTGAAGAAAATCGCCGAAGAGATCAAACCACATTTCGACGGGCCGACCGAACTATCATCATTGGCATTTGAGTTGGCGCTATTGCAATTGTCGATGCTGGCACTGCGAGAATTCAAATTTGAGAAAGTCACCCCCCTCGACAACATAGGAAGACAGCGCGTTGTTGACGCGGTCGCCTGGTTTTCCGAGCACATCGACGAGTCCCCTTCGCTATCGGACATCGCAGGCATTGTGCATGTCTCACCAACTCAGCTACGAAGACATTTTTACGAAGAATTCGGAAAAAGCCCTAAGCCCATATTCATAAAACTACGTATGCAGCGAGCCGCCCAATTACTATCGACGACCTCCGATACGCTGGATCAAATTGCGGAACAATGTGGTTTCCAAACCGCAACAGATTTCTGCCGATCGTTCAAAAAGGAATTTAACGTAACTCCAAACCGTTGGCGTCACGACATAAACGCCTCATCGAATGTGGATAAAGCGGCATTATCACTCAAAGACATATGGAAATGA
- a CDS encoding sulfatase encodes MNQPNIIFILCDDLGINDLHCYGREDHCTPNLDRLAREGTRFTSAYASQAICSASRAGILTGLNPARLHLTTFLPGRPDAASQRVLHPEIMMHVPLSIKTWPRYFKELGYVTGLIGKWHIGSEPGPREHGFDFVYHPGDAKDTEPSASEGGKAEFELTGETLRFIEENRDQPFVAYLGHFTPHIPYCARADLVEKHKDAFEPVYAALVETLDTTVGLLLDKLEAYGLAENTIVVFTSDNGGLHVPELEHQRVTHNTPFRAGKGYVYEGGQRVPLIVRWPGRVPAGRVIDTPVNNVDWIPTLMELAGASPPDGLDGVSFAAGLLGGDMPERPLFWHFPHYTNQGGRPSGAMREGDWLLVEMYDEARAELYDLSADIGESLDLSVEEPGRLAAMRAALEAWRQSNDVQSNTPNPECDEAFFRRLYIDTDPSRFDPLTADTAQWQTIQEWRQGMNAATRKT; translated from the coding sequence ATGAACCAGCCCAACATTATCTTCATCCTCTGCGACGACCTTGGCATCAACGATCTTCATTGCTACGGGCGCGAAGATCACTGCACGCCCAATCTCGACCGGCTTGCGCGTGAGGGAACGCGTTTTACCTCGGCCTATGCCTCGCAAGCCATCTGTTCTGCCTCCCGCGCTGGTATACTCACCGGGCTCAACCCCGCCCGGCTGCACCTGACGACCTTTCTACCCGGTCGTCCGGACGCGGCCAGCCAGCGCGTGCTACACCCGGAGATCATGATGCACGTCCCGTTGAGCATTAAGACCTGGCCCCGCTACTTTAAAGAACTCGGCTACGTCACAGGCCTTATTGGCAAGTGGCACATCGGCAGTGAGCCTGGGCCTCGCGAACACGGCTTCGATTTTGTCTATCATCCGGGGGATGCCAAGGACACGGAGCCTTCGGCCAGCGAGGGTGGCAAGGCCGAATTCGAGCTCACCGGCGAGACTCTCCGTTTCATCGAGGAAAACCGCGATCAGCCCTTTGTCGCCTATCTCGGTCATTTCACCCCGCACATTCCTTATTGCGCGCGGGCGGATCTTGTTGAGAAACATAAGGACGCCTTTGAGCCGGTTTATGCCGCGCTTGTCGAGACGCTCGACACCACTGTCGGCCTGCTTCTGGACAAACTGGAAGCCTACGGGCTGGCTGAGAATACTATTGTCGTTTTTACCTCGGACAATGGCGGCTTGCACGTGCCCGAACTCGAACACCAACGCGTGACACACAACACTCCTTTTCGCGCTGGAAAGGGTTATGTCTATGAGGGCGGCCAACGCGTGCCGCTCATTGTCCGCTGGCCGGGCCGCGTGCCTGCTGGTCGTGTGATTGATACGCCCGTTAATAACGTTGATTGGATCCCCACACTGATGGAGTTGGCAGGGGCCTCGCCGCCAGATGGGCTCGATGGCGTCAGCTTCGCGGCTGGCCTGCTTGGGGGCGACATGCCTGAGCGTCCGCTATTCTGGCATTTCCCCCACTACACCAACCAAGGGGGGCGCCCCAGCGGTGCGATGCGCGAGGGTGATTGGCTGCTGGTTGAGATGTATGATGAGGCAAGAGCCGAACTTTACGATTTGTCAGCGGACATTGGCGAGAGCCTCGATCTCTCGGTTGAAGAGCCGGGCCGCCTGGCAGCGATGCGGGCGGCACTCGAAGCCTGGCGCCAGAGCAACGATGTGCAGTCCAACACGCCCAATCCCGAGTGCGACGAAGCCTTTTTTCGGCGACTTTATATAGACACTGACCCGAGCCGCTTCGATCCCCTCACCGCCGATACCGCGCAGTGGCAAACGATCCAAGAATGGCGACAAGGGATGAATGCCGCGACGCGTAAGACTTAG
- a CDS encoding right-handed parallel beta-helix repeat-containing protein has translation MKKSAFTLVIAFMLLRHLYSVEAYTHKVTANACDYTSLQEAIDSNPGQRIDIGVGDWTVDRRIRITHDGSGLVGYGRIIQSTPSEPVVEVKGAKNVLLRDITLTRTEGTDGEAEGLFADSCSFLRVDGITVLDNRSRSGAISLRECVSSTINNCTVLNYMRIAIDDRMDSPKYYGFAFHCIDGTGISARDCEGTLIAENTVIEENLCPTPEIKEQYQLGTFSEKAEVKGSLIAQEAWDKEYVAMWQQGSAIWVGNPVRSRFTRILGNRVQNAAQGIDLHTDQVIVANNLVDNAFIGMKAMHGSRNVLITGNQFSRNVLWSIGLMPGKASHGAKDEFGESIPPNSDGSSVIANNIISDFGYGDAYWVWENEGPTKCVFRLDIGQEPDDPPLTDVIVTGNVIQSNPFTSLETELQQTPRFKYAVLIETSSPERGESPRGLRISNNILQPGTDGISNQPLPE, from the coding sequence ATGAAAAAATCAGCATTCACACTTGTCATCGCGTTCATGCTTTTGCGCCACCTTTACTCCGTGGAGGCATATACTCATAAGGTAACCGCCAATGCCTGTGACTATACATCACTGCAAGAGGCTATCGACAGCAATCCGGGGCAGCGGATCGACATCGGTGTGGGCGATTGGACGGTGGACCGGCGTATTCGAATTACGCATGATGGCTCCGGGTTGGTTGGCTATGGGCGAATCATCCAAAGCACGCCGTCCGAACCCGTTGTCGAGGTGAAGGGGGCGAAAAACGTGTTGCTGCGGGACATTACTTTGACACGGACGGAGGGCACGGATGGAGAAGCTGAGGGCCTGTTTGCGGACTCATGCAGCTTTCTGCGGGTGGACGGGATTACCGTCCTCGACAACCGTTCTCGCTCAGGCGCAATCAGCCTGCGGGAGTGTGTCTCCTCAACAATTAATAACTGTACCGTGCTTAACTATATGCGGATCGCGATCGACGACCGCATGGATTCGCCCAAGTACTACGGCTTTGCTTTTCATTGCATTGATGGCACGGGGATCTCCGCCCGCGATTGCGAGGGAACCCTGATTGCCGAAAATACCGTGATTGAAGAAAATCTGTGCCCGACACCGGAGATTAAAGAACAGTATCAACTGGGAACTTTCAGTGAGAAAGCCGAGGTAAAAGGAAGCCTCATTGCGCAGGAAGCCTGGGACAAAGAATACGTGGCGATGTGGCAACAGGGCTCGGCCATTTGGGTCGGGAACCCTGTAAGAAGCCGGTTCACGCGTATCCTGGGGAACAGGGTTCAAAATGCCGCTCAGGGGATCGATCTGCATACCGACCAGGTCATCGTCGCAAACAATCTGGTCGATAACGCCTTTATTGGTATGAAAGCGATGCATGGATCGCGCAATGTCCTGATCACCGGTAACCAGTTTTCCAGAAATGTCCTCTGGAGTATCGGACTGATGCCCGGCAAGGCTTCGCATGGCGCTAAGGATGAATTCGGTGAAAGTATCCCTCCAAACAGTGATGGATCGAGCGTCATCGCAAACAACATCATTTCCGATTTTGGCTATGGGGACGCCTATTGGGTCTGGGAAAATGAAGGGCCGACGAAATGTGTTTTTCGCCTAGATATAGGACAGGAGCCGGATGATCCGCCCCTGACAGATGTCATCGTCACTGGTAATGTGATTCAATCGAACCCTTTTACCAGTCTGGAAACGGAGTTGCAGCAGACGCCTCGCTTTAAGTACGCCGTTTTGATCGAAACCAGTAGCCCAGAACGTGGCGAGTCGCCGCGCGGATTGCGCATCAGTAATAACATCCTCCAGCCCGGAACGGACGGGATATCCAACCAACCGCTGCCGGAATGA
- a CDS encoding dihydrodipicolinate synthase family protein: protein MKSNQVQYSPQVENNWKTHPWAGVFAATLCPFHDDESIDEEGLRSYLKDVIAVDGIKGIVTNGHTGEIMSLLPEERARVTRIAAEVANGKKVISGLSAEGSLEAIEHAIAAKEAGADAILLMPPHHWLRFGRSSETAIGFMRDVAEGANINIMVHQYPAWTKAGYTLDEMKEMIKIPQVVGIKMGTREMARCRYDYEKLKEIEPDKPIITCHDEYLLATLLEAADGALVGFAGFAPELIVQLAHAALNGDLAGARKAQALVDPLARIIYSFGEPSSEAHQRMKCARWLMGKLSSPLIRRPLRPLSQAKVDTIRQELEAIGVKCLR from the coding sequence ATGAAATCGAATCAAGTACAATATTCACCACAGGTAGAAAATAACTGGAAGACCCATCCATGGGCGGGCGTCTTCGCGGCGACACTCTGCCCGTTTCATGACGATGAGTCGATAGATGAAGAAGGACTTCGCTCCTACCTGAAAGACGTTATCGCCGTAGACGGCATCAAGGGGATAGTGACAAATGGCCACACCGGAGAGATCATGTCGCTCCTGCCAGAGGAAAGGGCCCGCGTAACCCGCATCGCTGCCGAAGTGGCGAACGGAAAAAAAGTCATTTCCGGCTTGAGCGCCGAAGGAAGCCTCGAAGCGATAGAGCATGCCATCGCAGCCAAGGAAGCCGGAGCGGATGCCATCCTGCTCATGCCGCCGCACCACTGGCTCCGGTTTGGCCGATCAAGCGAGACGGCCATCGGATTCATGCGCGACGTGGCTGAAGGTGCCAATATCAATATCATGGTGCACCAATATCCGGCCTGGACAAAGGCCGGCTATACGCTCGATGAGATGAAGGAAATGATCAAGATCCCGCAAGTCGTAGGGATCAAGATGGGGACGCGAGAAATGGCCCGTTGCCGCTACGACTACGAGAAACTCAAGGAAATTGAGCCGGACAAGCCGATCATCACCTGCCATGACGAATATCTCTTGGCCACCTTACTGGAGGCGGCCGACGGCGCGCTTGTGGGCTTTGCCGGATTTGCTCCTGAACTGATCGTTCAGTTGGCACACGCCGCGCTCAATGGCGACCTTGCCGGGGCCCGCAAGGCTCAGGCTCTGGTCGATCCCTTGGCCCGAATTATCTACAGTTTCGGAGAGCCCAGCAGCGAGGCGCACCAACGCATGAAATGCGCACGCTGGCTGATGGGCAAGCTCTCCAGTCCCCTCATTCGCAGACCCCTGCGTCCGCTCTCGCAAGCAAAGGTTGATACCATCCGACAAGAGCTTGAAGCCATTGGCGTCAAGTGCCTGCGCTAG
- a CDS encoding sugar phosphate isomerase/epimerase family protein, whose translation MNFPIHLVLDEIDWDPRRALPVAQGLGIRTYTLRMINQRRYPDVPEEEHRWLESLRKGGVCRFDVISPGINKGLFDEKDIGRVINEAFPKCLAAARRIGAKDISLFSWAKALGALPPSTAGGLSPSAPVKAICAALRQMADMAARAGLTISVEVGYQCWGDTGLATAQLIEAADHPALHMLWDPCNSLCGRALWLGNATANRAFTDPVSVLTAELEQVAGLINGVHVRDLVLCPPKWEYVLAGRGQVDWTVLTQALWSYGYRGPLMIEHHIPAPDKEAATRHTARYLEQIIHTKNHG comes from the coding sequence ATGAACTTTCCCATCCATCTGGTCCTAGATGAAATTGACTGGGATCCGCGCCGGGCGTTGCCTGTGGCGCAAGGTCTCGGAATACGTACCTATACGCTGCGTATGATTAATCAGCGGCGCTACCCGGATGTGCCCGAGGAGGAGCATCGCTGGCTGGAAAGTTTGCGCAAAGGCGGAGTTTGCCGCTTCGATGTGATCTCCCCTGGTATTAATAAGGGCCTCTTTGACGAAAAGGACATCGGTCGGGTCATCAATGAAGCGTTCCCCAAATGCCTGGCGGCAGCTCGACGAATCGGTGCGAAAGATATTTCGCTCTTTTCCTGGGCCAAAGCTCTGGGGGCCCTCCCTCCGAGCACGGCGGGAGGGCTCAGTCCATCCGCCCCGGTGAAAGCCATTTGCGCCGCATTGCGTCAAATGGCTGACATGGCGGCCAGGGCGGGCTTGACCATTTCCGTAGAGGTTGGCTATCAGTGTTGGGGAGATACAGGGCTGGCAACGGCACAGCTTATTGAGGCCGCCGACCACCCCGCCTTGCATATGCTCTGGGACCCCTGCAACTCACTATGCGGGCGAGCCTTATGGTTGGGAAACGCTACGGCCAACCGCGCGTTCACGGATCCCGTAAGCGTTTTGACCGCCGAGTTGGAGCAGGTAGCCGGGCTCATTAACGGGGTTCATGTGAGAGACCTTGTGCTCTGTCCGCCCAAGTGGGAGTATGTGTTGGCCGGGCGGGGACAAGTGGATTGGACGGTATTGACGCAGGCCCTGTGGAGTTACGGGTATCGTGGTCCATTGATGATCGAGCATCATATCCCGGCCCCTGACAAGGAGGCAGCAACGCGACATACCGCCCGCTATCTTGAACAAATAATACATACGAAAAATCATGGATAA
- a CDS encoding autotransporter-associated beta strand repeat-containing protein, which yields MKRKYPVRFISTASLGSALLLALSATPSPAADSTWTGANSTVYNDIANWTNGVPGSFDLAIFSGTTTANQPYLSTGADIGGIQFLTETGGWTLDSDGSIITLGNKGINTTGQTSGTNTIDAPIRMNMGQGQQAWTVTSGSTLVLQRTLYDVSTNVNSRLTVDGNGTVVFQTTNTFVSQLLLNGNTTTLSLEADGALGTGELILNGGIINSVGARTLTNSSIRLIGNVSFTGSNLTTNADVRIAYAGGALRTLTIENNTTINGVISDYTGDAAGFNKQGAGTLTLGGANTYTAGTSVSDGTLIVNGDQSAASGDFVVLSGATLGGSGIIGGNTSIAGILTPGNSAGTLTFVDNVTLESTAEVNIEVTGASAGEYDQLAGDGANTLNLDGTLIIDNTGYTAMLGDTITILSGWDTITGSFTLIEGIDLGDGLYWDTSALATSGILKVVPEPSTSAMLIGLGALTITFIRRRRP from the coding sequence ATGAAAAGAAAATATCCCGTTAGGTTTATTTCAACTGCCTCACTCGGAAGCGCTCTCTTGCTGGCGCTATCGGCCACCCCCTCCCCTGCCGCAGACTCTACCTGGACCGGTGCCAACAGCACGGTTTATAATGATATCGCCAATTGGACGAACGGAGTGCCGGGAAGCTTCGACCTTGCGATATTCTCCGGCACGACCACGGCCAACCAACCCTACCTCTCTACAGGCGCGGATATAGGTGGCATCCAGTTTTTAACTGAAACCGGCGGCTGGACCCTAGACAGCGACGGCAGCATAATCACCCTCGGCAATAAGGGCATCAACACGACAGGCCAGACCAGTGGAACCAACACCATTGACGCCCCGATCCGCATGAACATGGGCCAGGGCCAACAAGCCTGGACCGTGACCTCCGGATCGACGCTCGTGCTCCAAAGAACCTTATATGACGTGAGCACGAATGTGAACTCAAGGCTCACCGTCGATGGTAACGGAACCGTGGTGTTCCAGACCACGAATACCTTCGTCTCTCAATTGCTGCTCAACGGGAATACAACCACTCTCTCGCTAGAAGCTGACGGTGCTTTGGGGACAGGGGAATTGATCCTGAACGGCGGTATAATCAATAGCGTCGGCGCCCGAACCCTCACCAACAGCTCCATCAGATTGATCGGTAACGTCAGCTTCACCGGAAGTAACTTGACCACAAATGCGGATGTCAGGATTGCGTATGCCGGCGGAGCCTTGCGTACTCTTACTATCGAAAACAACACGACTATCAACGGTGTCATCAGCGATTATACCGGAGACGCTGCCGGCTTTAATAAACAAGGGGCGGGAACACTGACCTTGGGCGGCGCGAACACCTACACAGCCGGCACCAGCGTGTCGGATGGCACCCTGATCGTCAACGGCGACCAATCCGCGGCCTCAGGCGACTTCGTCGTTCTTTCCGGTGCCACACTCGGCGGCTCGGGCATCATCGGAGGTAACACCAGCATTGCGGGCATCCTCACTCCGGGCAACAGCGCCGGCACTCTGACCTTCGTGGATAATGTTACCCTGGAGTCCACCGCTGAGGTCAACATTGAAGTCACCGGGGCTTCTGCGGGCGAATACGACCAGTTAGCCGGAGACGGAGCCAACACATTAAACCTGGATGGGACCCTGATCATCGATAACACCGGCTATACGGCGATGCTCGGAGACACGATCACGATACTTAGCGGCTGGGATACGATTACCGGCTCCTTTACCTTGATCGAAGGTATCGATCTTGGTGATGGCCTCTATTGGGACACGTCCGCGCTAGCCACGTCCGGCATCCTGAAAGTCGTGCCAGAACCCTCAACCTCCGCCATGCTCATTGGCCTGGGAGCATTGACGATTACTTTCATCCGCCGTCGCCGCCCGTAA
- a CDS encoding prepilin-type N-terminal cleavage/methylation domain-containing protein encodes MKHYPNLLRSQRPLGRAFTLIELLASIAVIAILAAILIPVVSSTIERGRSVQCIGNLKMWASAIQSYSLDNGNEIYWYAHSDGDGNWISSGGPYRDYFGTDYRQAPQLIEEYRRCPGDDEDHVAGYAFVLPSYDDGSGGVGARFGSRTKLNAGDIANPADFLLITDAVYGSNGDISAGRGALGIENMIKPIMDGTRGQRVRHQGHANVLFADFHIGSHTYEDFEENGDRWMVLQGVTNSP; translated from the coding sequence GTGAAACATTACCCCAATCTCCTCCGTTCACAGCGTCCTTTGGGTCGTGCATTTACCCTGATCGAGCTACTGGCCTCCATTGCTGTCATTGCAATACTGGCAGCTATCTTGATACCAGTCGTTTCGTCAACGATTGAGAGGGGAAGGTCTGTGCAATGTATAGGGAATTTAAAAATGTGGGCGAGCGCTATCCAGTCTTACTCATTGGACAATGGGAACGAGATCTACTGGTATGCGCACAGCGATGGAGATGGGAACTGGATTTCAAGTGGTGGTCCTTACCGTGATTATTTCGGGACGGACTATCGTCAGGCACCTCAACTGATCGAGGAGTACCGACGTTGCCCAGGTGACGATGAGGATCATGTGGCTGGCTACGCTTTTGTCTTACCATCTTATGACGATGGCAGCGGCGGGGTTGGCGCACGGTTTGGCAGTAGGACTAAATTGAATGCGGGGGATATTGCGAATCCTGCTGATTTTCTACTTATCACGGATGCGGTGTATGGTTCAAATGGCGACATCTCGGCCGGAAGGGGAGCCTTGGGGATCGAGAATATGATCAAGCCGATCATGGATGGAACGAGAGGGCAAAGGGTTCGTCATCAAGGGCATGCCAATGTGCTGTTTGCGGATTTTCATATCGGCTCTCATACCTATGAGGATTTTGAAGAGAATGGCGACCGTTGGATGGTGCTGCAGGGGGTGACGAATTCACCGTGA